A region from the Fundulus heteroclitus isolate FHET01 chromosome 22, MU-UCD_Fhet_4.1, whole genome shotgun sequence genome encodes:
- the LOC105934722 gene encoding uncharacterized protein LOC105934722 isoform X2 gives MLKTELDQLPNTNTARMDAIPFRKRPLMRSCSLGETKAQTSAFHTSTQTADQCKQRKGSPWLRRITIASFEPHSVDQNGNFAEKDLHKQEAKSLSALSTEEVCQWFTSIGLQKCVRLIQEAKLCGSDIASVDVNTLDILHISSLEDRERLLSAIYNELHPPSSVTQTLDSLLGLSNAEPVTAGLASMSRSTSSPHISCLSMNRRSLKSRSGSQSFVTPRSSQMIEITINASERIVHLRTPKETSVGKIMDSCLKMLGLTDDKTLFTLKEKQDSLDELSQDQQIGALLKTPAENRQLELHLCKTDKQKSPASQPSPEMNGDMNKNAQESPPGKEKRIQELNQQVESLQNAILQVQELHHGLVAFCSELKNMDPGANVDRLGSAELKRRLEMVNSQLEEKRQRLQILRDDINNSATHKNKQLEVRLLEKMKLNCQVFKEEITIVHLNRQAAHLLNAWQGSCVKEKAHKQTSALGSLSQLVTPQSPAVLMVVQEKQLPDGRYGFTCCYRDGSGLVVVKVDNSRLCVDDRLVEVNGVPVVGATLEELNDLLLFGPCVQIVVLRPPPPALLSTCFKTPAVGPDPAQTLCPQRDGVTTETPPQRKVMAI, from the exons ATGCTGAAGACAGAACTTGACCAACTTCCAAATACAAATACAGCGCGGATGGATGCAATCCCCTTCCGTAAG CGACCATTAATGCGTTCCTGCAGTCTTGGAGAAACAAAAGCTCAGACCTCTGCTTTCCATACATCAACGCAGACTGCAGATCAATGCAAGCAAAGAAAAGGATCCCCTTGGCTACGGCGCATAACCATAG CTTCGTTTGAGCCTCATTCAGTGGATCAGAACGGAAACTTCGCTGAGAAA GATTTACACAAGCAAGAGGCCAAATCCCTCAGCGCGCTGAGCACAGAAGAAGTCTGCCAGTGGTTTACCAGCATCGGACTGCAAAAATGCGTCCGTTTAATCCAAG AGGCTAAGCTGTGTGGATCAGACATCGCCTCCGTGGATGTCAACACTCTGGACATCCTCCATATCAGCTCCTTAGAGGACCGGGAGCGATTACTGTCGGCTATTTACAATGAGCTCCACCCTCCTAGCTCCGTCACCCAGACACTTGACTCGTTGCTTG GGCTGAGTAATGCAGAGCCAGTCACTGCAGGTTTGGCATCCATGAGCAGATCCACGTCCTCTCCCCATATAAGCTGCTTGAGTATGAATCGGCGTTCTCTTAAGTCCAG GAGCGGCAGCCAAAGCTTCGTGACACCAAGGAGTTCTCAGATGATAGAGATCACAATTAACG CATCAGAGCGAATAGTTCACCTCAGAACTCCGAAGGAGACATCAGTGGGAAAAATCATGGACTCGTGTTTGAAAATGCTCGGACTGACTGACGATAAGACCCTATTCACACTAAAGGAGAAGCAAG ATTCCCTTGATGAGCTGTCCCAGGATCAGCAGATAGGAGCCTTACTGAAAACCCCAGCAGAGAACAGACAGCTGGAGCTGCATCTGTGCAAAACG GACAAACAGAAGAGTCCGGCATCGCAGCCCAGTCCAGAAATGAACGGTGACATGAACAAAAATGCCCAGGAGAGCCCGCCAGGTAAAGAGAAGAGGATCCAGGAGCTGAACCAGCAGGTGGAGTCGCTGCAGAATGCCATCCTTCAG GTCCAGGAGCTTCATCACGGCCTGGTAGCATTTTGCTCTGAGCTGAAGAACATGGACCCGGGTGCGAATGTGGACCGGCTGGGTTCTGCTGAGCTGAAACGGAGGCTGGAGATGGTTAACAGCCAACTGGAGGAGAAGAGGCAGAGGCTGCAGATCCTCAGAGACGACATTAACAACTCAGCCACTCATAAAAACAA GCAGCTGGAGGTTCGTCTGCTGGAAAAGATGAAGCTAAACTGCCAAGTGTTCAAGGAGGAAATTACCATTGTGCATCTCAATCGACAGGCTGCTCATCTCCTAAACGCCTGGCAAGGAAGCTGCGTGAAG GAGAAAGCTCACAAACAGACTTCAGCCCTTGGCAGCTTGAGCCAGCTTGTGACGCCTCAGTCTCCAGCCGTGCTGATGGTCGTGCAGGAGAAGCAGCTTCCCGATGGCCGTTACGGCTTTACGTGTTGCTACAGAGACGGCAGCGGACTGGTGGTGGTCAAGGTGGACAACTCTCGCCTCTGTGTGGACGACAG ACTGGTGGAGGTGAATGGAGTGCCGGTGGTCGGCGCcaccctggaggagctgaacGATCTGCTGCTCTTCGGACCGTGCGTTCAGATCGTTGTTCTTCGCCCGCCTCCACCTGCTCTGCTCTCTACTTGTTTCAAGACGCCTGCGGTCGGTCCAGATCCGGCCCAAACACTCTGCCCTCAAAGGGATGGAGTAACAACAGAAACCCCTCCACAGAGAAAGGTGATGGCCATTTAA
- the LOC105934722 gene encoding uncharacterized protein LOC105934722 isoform X1: MLKTELDQLPNTNTARMDAIPFRKRPLMRSCSLGETKAQTSAFHTSTQTADQCKQRKGSPWLRRITIASFEPHSVDQNGNFAEKVLISPSPLDLHKQEAKSLSALSTEEVCQWFTSIGLQKCVRLIQEAKLCGSDIASVDVNTLDILHISSLEDRERLLSAIYNELHPPSSVTQTLDSLLGLSNAEPVTAGLASMSRSTSSPHISCLSMNRRSLKSRSGSQSFVTPRSSQMIEITINASERIVHLRTPKETSVGKIMDSCLKMLGLTDDKTLFTLKEKQDSLDELSQDQQIGALLKTPAENRQLELHLCKTDKQKSPASQPSPEMNGDMNKNAQESPPGKEKRIQELNQQVESLQNAILQVQELHHGLVAFCSELKNMDPGANVDRLGSAELKRRLEMVNSQLEEKRQRLQILRDDINNSATHKNKQLEVRLLEKMKLNCQVFKEEITIVHLNRQAAHLLNAWQGSCVKEKAHKQTSALGSLSQLVTPQSPAVLMVVQEKQLPDGRYGFTCCYRDGSGLVVVKVDNSRLCVDDRLVEVNGVPVVGATLEELNDLLLFGPCVQIVVLRPPPPALLSTCFKTPAVGPDPAQTLCPQRDGVTTETPPQRKVMAI, translated from the exons ATGCTGAAGACAGAACTTGACCAACTTCCAAATACAAATACAGCGCGGATGGATGCAATCCCCTTCCGTAAG CGACCATTAATGCGTTCCTGCAGTCTTGGAGAAACAAAAGCTCAGACCTCTGCTTTCCATACATCAACGCAGACTGCAGATCAATGCAAGCAAAGAAAAGGATCCCCTTGGCTACGGCGCATAACCATAG CTTCGTTTGAGCCTCATTCAGTGGATCAGAACGGAAACTTCGCTGAGAAAGTATTGATCTCCCCGTCTCCCCTG GATTTACACAAGCAAGAGGCCAAATCCCTCAGCGCGCTGAGCACAGAAGAAGTCTGCCAGTGGTTTACCAGCATCGGACTGCAAAAATGCGTCCGTTTAATCCAAG AGGCTAAGCTGTGTGGATCAGACATCGCCTCCGTGGATGTCAACACTCTGGACATCCTCCATATCAGCTCCTTAGAGGACCGGGAGCGATTACTGTCGGCTATTTACAATGAGCTCCACCCTCCTAGCTCCGTCACCCAGACACTTGACTCGTTGCTTG GGCTGAGTAATGCAGAGCCAGTCACTGCAGGTTTGGCATCCATGAGCAGATCCACGTCCTCTCCCCATATAAGCTGCTTGAGTATGAATCGGCGTTCTCTTAAGTCCAG GAGCGGCAGCCAAAGCTTCGTGACACCAAGGAGTTCTCAGATGATAGAGATCACAATTAACG CATCAGAGCGAATAGTTCACCTCAGAACTCCGAAGGAGACATCAGTGGGAAAAATCATGGACTCGTGTTTGAAAATGCTCGGACTGACTGACGATAAGACCCTATTCACACTAAAGGAGAAGCAAG ATTCCCTTGATGAGCTGTCCCAGGATCAGCAGATAGGAGCCTTACTGAAAACCCCAGCAGAGAACAGACAGCTGGAGCTGCATCTGTGCAAAACG GACAAACAGAAGAGTCCGGCATCGCAGCCCAGTCCAGAAATGAACGGTGACATGAACAAAAATGCCCAGGAGAGCCCGCCAGGTAAAGAGAAGAGGATCCAGGAGCTGAACCAGCAGGTGGAGTCGCTGCAGAATGCCATCCTTCAG GTCCAGGAGCTTCATCACGGCCTGGTAGCATTTTGCTCTGAGCTGAAGAACATGGACCCGGGTGCGAATGTGGACCGGCTGGGTTCTGCTGAGCTGAAACGGAGGCTGGAGATGGTTAACAGCCAACTGGAGGAGAAGAGGCAGAGGCTGCAGATCCTCAGAGACGACATTAACAACTCAGCCACTCATAAAAACAA GCAGCTGGAGGTTCGTCTGCTGGAAAAGATGAAGCTAAACTGCCAAGTGTTCAAGGAGGAAATTACCATTGTGCATCTCAATCGACAGGCTGCTCATCTCCTAAACGCCTGGCAAGGAAGCTGCGTGAAG GAGAAAGCTCACAAACAGACTTCAGCCCTTGGCAGCTTGAGCCAGCTTGTGACGCCTCAGTCTCCAGCCGTGCTGATGGTCGTGCAGGAGAAGCAGCTTCCCGATGGCCGTTACGGCTTTACGTGTTGCTACAGAGACGGCAGCGGACTGGTGGTGGTCAAGGTGGACAACTCTCGCCTCTGTGTGGACGACAG ACTGGTGGAGGTGAATGGAGTGCCGGTGGTCGGCGCcaccctggaggagctgaacGATCTGCTGCTCTTCGGACCGTGCGTTCAGATCGTTGTTCTTCGCCCGCCTCCACCTGCTCTGCTCTCTACTTGTTTCAAGACGCCTGCGGTCGGTCCAGATCCGGCCCAAACACTCTGCCCTCAAAGGGATGGAGTAACAACAGAAACCCCTCCACAGAGAAAGGTGATGGCCATTTAA